One segment of Niveibacterium microcysteis DNA contains the following:
- a CDS encoding 8-oxoguanine deaminase, translating to MTTLLLHHADVLLTMDAARREIADGAVLIRDGVIETVGTTDELAALCAHAGVAPDETIELRGHVLMPGLVNTHHHMYQSLTRAMPAAQDAELFDWLRALYPVWAGLTPEMIHVSTQTAMAELIRSGCTTSSDHLYIYPNGSRLDDSIAAAQEIGMRFTACRGSMSVGQSKGGLPPDEVVEREDAILTDTRRLIETWHDPRRHSMLHVAVAPCSPFSVSRELMRESAELARHYGVRLHTHLAENDKDISYSREVFGMTPAEYAESLGWTGDDVWHAHCVKLDAPGIALFARSGTGVAHCPCSNMRLASGIAPIPQMRAAGVPVGLGVDGSASNDGAHMLGEARQAMLLARVGHGPAALTAREALELATLGGARVLGRDDIGAIAPGMSADCVAFNTGGVSLAGGAVHDPVAALLFCTPPPVSLSVINGRVVVREGQLTTIDLPRVLERHNRFALALAAGHA from the coding sequence ATGACGACCCTTTTACTGCACCACGCCGATGTGCTGCTGACGATGGATGCTGCGCGCCGCGAGATCGCGGACGGCGCAGTGCTGATCCGCGACGGCGTGATCGAAACCGTCGGCACCACCGATGAACTCGCCGCGCTCTGCGCGCACGCCGGTGTGGCGCCGGACGAAACGATCGAGCTGCGCGGCCATGTGCTGATGCCCGGCCTCGTAAACACCCATCACCACATGTACCAGAGCCTGACCCGCGCAATGCCCGCGGCGCAGGATGCGGAGCTGTTCGACTGGCTGCGCGCGCTCTACCCGGTGTGGGCCGGGCTCACGCCGGAGATGATCCATGTCTCCACACAGACGGCGATGGCGGAGCTGATCCGCTCCGGCTGCACGACTTCGTCCGATCACCTCTACATCTATCCGAACGGCAGCCGGCTCGACGATTCGATCGCCGCCGCACAGGAGATCGGCATGCGCTTCACCGCATGCCGCGGCAGCATGAGCGTGGGCCAGTCGAAGGGCGGCTTGCCGCCGGACGAAGTGGTGGAGCGCGAGGACGCGATCCTCACCGATACCCGGCGACTGATCGAGACCTGGCACGACCCGCGGCGGCATTCGATGCTGCATGTGGCGGTGGCGCCCTGCTCACCCTTCTCGGTATCGCGCGAGCTGATGCGCGAATCGGCCGAGCTGGCGCGCCACTACGGCGTGCGCCTGCACACCCACCTGGCCGAGAACGACAAAGACATCAGCTACAGCCGCGAGGTCTTCGGCATGACGCCGGCCGAGTACGCCGAGTCATTGGGCTGGACCGGCGACGATGTATGGCACGCGCACTGCGTGAAGCTCGACGCCCCGGGCATCGCACTGTTTGCGCGAAGCGGCACTGGCGTGGCGCACTGCCCATGCTCGAACATGCGTCTGGCCTCTGGCATCGCGCCGATTCCGCAGATGCGCGCGGCGGGGGTGCCGGTCGGTCTGGGCGTCGACGGTTCGGCATCGAACGACGGTGCGCACATGCTGGGCGAAGCGCGGCAGGCGATGCTGCTGGCGCGCGTCGGCCATGGTCCCGCTGCACTCACCGCCCGCGAGGCGCTGGAACTGGCGACCCTGGGCGGCGCCCGCGTGCTGGGCCGCGACGACATCGGCGCGATCGCGCCCGGCATGAGCGCAGATTGCGTGGCCTTCAATACCGGGGGCGTCAGCCTTGCGGGCGGCGCGGTGCACGACCCGGTCGCTGCGCTGCTGTTCTGCACCCCGCCGCCGGTGAGCCTGTCGGTCATCAACGGCCGAGTGGTCGTGCGCGAGGGTCAGCTCACGACGATCGACCTGCCTCGTGTGCTCGAACGCCACAACCGCTTCGCGCTTGCCCTCGCTGCGGGGCACGCATGA
- a CDS encoding ABC transporter ATP-binding protein, which translates to MNPEPASPIPLHGEPRLQLLHISKRYPSVLANDDVSLVVRPGEIHAVLGENGAGKSTLMKVIYGAVKADMGEIMWNGRQVDIPDPAAARALGIGMVFQHFSLFETLTVVENIALSLGGEFDLASLAVKVKEVSQRYGLPLDPLRHVHSLSVGERQRVEIVRCLLQNPQLLILDEPTSVLTPQAVRKLFETLRQLASEGVSILYISHKLDEIRELCERATVMRGGRVTGEADPRQESSASLARMMIGRELPHCEAPTYEGERKPLLEIRALSREPDDAFGTRLADIALTVHSGEVVGIAGISGNGQAELLAALSGETPVAREMVQLCGEAVGHRDAGARRDRGLSFVPEERLGRGAVPAMSLADNALLTAHRQGLVRHGLRRFAAAREFAQRCIERFDVRCGGTGALARSLSGGNLQKFIVGREIMQAPKVMIVAQPTWGVDVGASAFLRQTLLDLSRSGVGVLVISEELEELFEICDRIAVLAGGRLSPAVPREQTNAEAIGLAMSGLFAQPTPESAHAA; encoded by the coding sequence ATGAACCCTGAGCCAGCGTCTCCGATCCCGCTTCACGGCGAGCCGCGTTTGCAGTTGCTCCACATCTCGAAACGCTACCCGTCGGTATTGGCGAATGACGACGTCAGCCTGGTTGTGCGACCGGGCGAGATCCACGCGGTGCTGGGTGAAAACGGCGCCGGCAAGAGCACCTTGATGAAGGTGATCTACGGCGCGGTGAAAGCCGACATGGGCGAGATCATGTGGAACGGCCGTCAGGTCGATATCCCCGACCCCGCCGCCGCCCGCGCGCTGGGCATCGGCATGGTGTTCCAGCACTTCTCGCTGTTCGAAACGCTCACGGTGGTCGAGAACATCGCGCTCTCACTCGGCGGTGAGTTCGATCTCGCAAGCCTTGCGGTCAAGGTCAAGGAAGTGTCGCAGCGCTACGGCCTGCCGCTCGATCCGCTGCGCCATGTGCACAGCCTTTCGGTGGGCGAACGGCAGCGGGTGGAGATCGTTCGCTGCCTGCTGCAGAACCCGCAATTGCTGATTCTCGACGAGCCCACTTCGGTGCTCACGCCGCAGGCGGTGCGCAAGCTGTTCGAAACGCTGCGTCAGCTTGCCAGCGAGGGCGTCAGCATCCTCTACATCAGCCACAAGCTCGACGAGATCCGCGAGCTGTGCGAACGCGCCACCGTGATGCGCGGCGGCCGTGTCACGGGCGAAGCCGACCCGCGCCAGGAGAGTTCGGCCAGCCTCGCCCGCATGATGATCGGCCGCGAACTACCGCATTGCGAAGCGCCGACTTACGAGGGCGAACGCAAGCCGCTGCTGGAGATCCGCGCGCTATCACGCGAGCCGGACGACGCCTTTGGCACCCGCTTGGCCGACATCGCGCTCACCGTTCACAGCGGCGAGGTGGTCGGCATCGCCGGCATCTCAGGCAACGGGCAGGCTGAACTGCTCGCCGCGCTGTCGGGCGAAACGCCGGTCGCGCGCGAGATGGTGCAGCTGTGCGGCGAGGCCGTGGGCCACCGCGATGCCGGGGCGCGGCGCGATCGCGGGCTCTCGTTCGTGCCGGAAGAGCGGCTCGGGCGCGGCGCGGTGCCGGCGATGTCGCTCGCCGACAACGCACTGCTTACCGCACACCGGCAAGGGCTGGTGCGCCACGGCCTGCGCCGCTTCGCTGCGGCGCGCGAATTTGCCCAACGCTGTATCGAGCGCTTCGACGTGCGCTGCGGTGGTACCGGCGCGTTGGCGCGCAGTCTTTCCGGCGGCAACCTGCAGAAGTTCATCGTCGGGCGCGAGATCATGCAAGCACCCAAGGTGATGATCGTCGCCCAGCCGACCTGGGGCGTCGATGTCGGTGCCTCGGCCTTCCTGCGCCAGACCCTGCTCGACCTCTCGCGCAGCGGAGTCGGCGTGCTGGTGATCTCGGAAGAACTCGAAGAACTGTTCGAGATCTGCGACCGCATCGCGGTGCTGGCCGGTGGGCGTCTCTCGCCCGCGGTGCCGCGCGAACAAACCAACGCCGAGGCAATCGGGCTTGCGATGTCTGGCCTCTTTGCCCAACCCACGCCGGAGAGCGCCCATGCTGCTTGA
- a CDS encoding BMP family ABC transporter substrate-binding protein — MSRFKCLVAGVTLALGISSAAHAAEPLQAGFVYIGPTGDHGWTYSHDVGRKEVDAKFGDKVKTQGIENVPETADSERVFRDLASKGTKVIFATSFGYMNQMEKVSKAFPKTVFMHATGYKTGKNLGTYDVRTYEGAYMLGVVAGKMTKNGKLGVVGSFPIPEVIRNINAYTIGARSVNPNVTTRVVWVNTWFDPGKEREAALTLIAQGVDVLMQNTDSPAIVQAAKEKGVYAFGWDSDMTKFGDKAHLAASVLHWGTIYNETVEKVMAGTWKPTPIWYGVKQGAVNIEAFGPAVPADVKKLAEDRRDGIKAGTLHPFTGPLKDQSGKEFVAAGKSLPDSELAKMNFYVEGVEGSVPK; from the coding sequence ATGTCCCGATTCAAGTGTCTTGTGGCTGGCGTCACGCTGGCCCTGGGTATCAGTAGTGCTGCGCACGCGGCCGAGCCTTTGCAGGCCGGCTTCGTCTACATCGGCCCGACCGGCGATCACGGCTGGACCTATTCGCATGACGTGGGCCGCAAGGAGGTCGACGCCAAGTTCGGCGACAAGGTGAAGACACAGGGAATCGAGAACGTGCCGGAAACGGCCGACTCGGAGCGCGTGTTCCGCGACTTGGCGAGCAAGGGCACCAAGGTGATCTTCGCCACGTCGTTCGGGTACATGAACCAGATGGAGAAAGTTTCGAAGGCCTTCCCGAAGACGGTCTTCATGCATGCGACGGGCTACAAGACCGGCAAGAACCTTGGCACCTACGATGTGCGCACCTATGAAGGGGCCTACATGCTGGGTGTGGTGGCCGGCAAGATGACCAAGAACGGCAAGCTGGGTGTGGTGGGCTCGTTCCCGATCCCGGAAGTGATCCGCAACATCAACGCGTACACCATCGGCGCGCGCAGCGTGAACCCGAACGTGACCACCCGCGTGGTGTGGGTGAACACCTGGTTCGATCCGGGCAAGGAGCGTGAAGCTGCACTGACCTTGATCGCGCAAGGCGTCGATGTGCTGATGCAGAACACCGACTCGCCGGCCATCGTGCAGGCTGCGAAAGAGAAGGGCGTTTATGCCTTCGGCTGGGACTCGGACATGACCAAGTTCGGCGACAAGGCCCACCTGGCCGCCTCAGTCCTGCACTGGGGCACGATCTACAACGAGACGGTCGAGAAGGTCATGGCCGGCACCTGGAAGCCGACGCCCATCTGGTACGGCGTGAAGCAGGGTGCGGTGAACATCGAAGCGTTTGGCCCGGCCGTGCCGGCGGACGTCAAGAAGCTCGCCGAAGATCGCCGCGACGGCATCAAGGCCGGTACGTTGCACCCCTTCACCGGCCCGCTGAAGGACCAGTCTGGCAAGGAGTTCGTTGCTGCTGGCAAGTCGTTGCCGGATAGCGAGTTGGCGAAGATGAACTTCTACGTTGAAGGCGTGGAAGGCTCAGTGCCGAAGTAA
- a CDS encoding ABC transporter permease, translating to MLLEPRATPSRWMSYAAPLLAILLTLGVGALLFLALGKDPREAFHVFFIGPLADANGWSELLLKAAPLILIAQGLAIGFRARIFNIGAEGQLIMGAIFGGGVAIAFPESQSAWLLPAMVLAGAVGGALWGAIPALLKTRFNAEETLTTLMLAYVANFILSWLVSDPWRDPAGMNFPQSVMFGDAALFSMLFEGLRLNTSVFITAAAVLLFWLFVSKSFLSYQVTVGGLAPQAARYAGFPASRTVWLSLVLSGLTAGLAGIGEVAGPVGQLNLNISPGYGYAAIIVAWIGRLHPIGIVFAGLLMALIYLGGEAAQMALQTPAAITGIFQGMLLFFLLACDVFIDFRLRKPLEKRRAAALAKKAIA from the coding sequence ATGCTGCTTGAACCCCGCGCCACCCCCTCGCGGTGGATGAGCTATGCCGCGCCGCTGCTGGCGATCCTGCTCACCCTTGGCGTCGGCGCCCTGCTCTTTCTTGCGCTCGGCAAAGATCCGCGCGAAGCCTTCCATGTCTTCTTCATCGGCCCGCTGGCCGACGCCAACGGCTGGAGCGAACTGCTGCTCAAGGCCGCCCCGCTGATCCTGATCGCACAGGGGTTGGCGATCGGCTTTCGGGCGCGCATCTTCAACATCGGCGCCGAGGGCCAGTTGATCATGGGCGCAATCTTCGGCGGCGGCGTCGCAATTGCCTTCCCCGAATCGCAGAGCGCCTGGTTGCTGCCGGCAATGGTGCTGGCCGGCGCGGTTGGCGGCGCATTGTGGGGCGCCATTCCTGCGCTGCTGAAAACCCGTTTCAACGCAGAAGAAACGCTGACCACGCTGATGCTCGCCTATGTCGCGAACTTCATCCTCTCGTGGCTCGTCAGCGACCCTTGGCGCGACCCGGCCGGCATGAACTTCCCGCAGTCGGTGATGTTCGGCGACGCGGCATTGTTCTCGATGCTGTTTGAAGGGCTGCGCCTGAACACCTCGGTGTTCATCACCGCCGCCGCTGTGCTGTTGTTCTGGCTGTTCGTATCGAAGAGCTTCCTGTCGTACCAGGTCACGGTCGGTGGGCTTGCGCCGCAGGCGGCACGCTACGCGGGCTTTCCGGCCAGCCGTACGGTCTGGCTCAGCCTGGTGCTCTCCGGCCTCACGGCAGGGCTGGCCGGCATAGGCGAAGTCGCCGGCCCGGTCGGGCAACTGAACCTGAACATCTCACCGGGCTATGGCTACGCCGCGATCATCGTTGCCTGGATCGGGCGCCTGCATCCAATCGGCATCGTGTTCGCCGGACTGTTGATGGCGCTGATCTACCTTGGCGGCGAGGCGGCACAGATGGCGCTGCAAACACCGGCCGCGATCACCGGCATCTTCCAGGGCATGTTGTTGTTCTTCCTGCTTGCCTGCGACGTGTTCATCGACTTCCGCCTGCGCAAGCCACTCGAAAAACGCCGCGCCGCCGCACTCGCCAAAAAGGCCATCGCATGA
- the xdhA gene encoding xanthine dehydrogenase small subunit, which translates to MTARPIQFYFRGAVQQISGKPTTRSVLQWLREDACATGTKEGCAEGDCGACTVVIGERDDSAPGGLKLTAVNACIQFLPTLDGKALFTVEDLADGGDLHPVQQAMVDCHASQCGFCTPGFAMSLWADYETRSGTRTREQTLSVLSGNLCRCTGYRPIIDAATAAHARPRVAMDRAPVRAALDLLAALPALEYQSDHTRFFAPRTVDELASTYLARPSARLLAGSTDIGLWVTKQMRDLPDLIYLGAVTELRTITRDDDQLVIGAGATLTEAFAALVAANPAWQELAERFASMPIRNAGTLGGNIANGSPIGDSMPGLIALGASVLLQRGDATREIALEDLYLGYQKSALQAGEFVRAIRVPCGPAAPTMFRTWKVSKRADQDISAVCAGIAVSVRDGLIESARVAFGGMAATPSRAPRCEAALLGQPWSAESVRAAMLALSADYMPLTDMRATANYRNATARNLLWRFWLETAAPATAPTRLAEVSA; encoded by the coding sequence ATGACCGCACGACCGATCCAGTTCTATTTCCGCGGCGCTGTCCAACAAATCAGCGGCAAACCGACCACCCGCAGCGTGCTGCAGTGGCTGCGTGAAGACGCCTGTGCCACGGGCACCAAGGAAGGTTGCGCGGAAGGCGACTGCGGTGCCTGCACGGTGGTGATCGGCGAACGTGATGACAGCGCACCCGGTGGGCTGAAGCTCACCGCCGTTAACGCCTGCATCCAGTTTCTGCCCACGCTGGACGGGAAGGCCCTGTTCACCGTGGAAGACCTCGCCGACGGCGGCGACCTGCACCCGGTTCAGCAAGCCATGGTTGATTGCCACGCGTCGCAGTGCGGTTTCTGCACGCCCGGCTTTGCAATGAGCCTGTGGGCCGATTACGAAACGCGCTCCGGCACGCGGACCCGCGAACAGACGCTCAGCGTGCTCTCGGGCAACTTGTGCCGATGCACCGGCTACCGGCCAATCATCGACGCCGCGACAGCGGCCCATGCGAGGCCGCGCGTAGCCATGGACCGCGCCCCGGTGCGCGCTGCGCTCGACTTGCTCGCCGCCCTGCCCGCACTTGAATACCAGAGCGACCACACGCGCTTCTTCGCCCCGCGCACCGTCGATGAACTTGCAAGCACCTATCTCGCTCGACCGAGCGCGAGGCTGCTCGCCGGCTCCACCGACATCGGGCTCTGGGTCACCAAGCAAATGCGCGACTTGCCGGATCTGATCTACCTCGGTGCCGTAACCGAACTGCGCACGATCACGCGCGACGATGATCAACTGGTGATTGGCGCAGGCGCGACGCTGACCGAGGCCTTCGCCGCACTGGTCGCGGCGAATCCCGCCTGGCAAGAACTGGCCGAGCGATTCGCATCGATGCCGATTCGCAATGCCGGCACCTTGGGCGGCAACATCGCCAATGGCTCGCCCATCGGCGATTCGATGCCCGGCTTGATCGCGCTCGGCGCGAGCGTGTTGCTGCAACGTGGCGACGCGACGCGTGAGATCGCGCTGGAAGACCTCTACCTCGGTTACCAGAAGTCAGCGCTGCAGGCGGGCGAATTTGTGCGCGCGATTCGCGTGCCCTGCGGCCCTGCAGCACCCACGATGTTCCGTACCTGGAAGGTCAGCAAGCGCGCCGATCAGGACATCTCCGCCGTCTGTGCCGGCATCGCCGTAAGCGTGCGCGACGGCCTGATCGAGTCCGCACGTGTCGCCTTCGGCGGCATGGCCGCGACACCCAGCCGTGCACCGCGTTGCGAAGCCGCACTGCTTGGCCAGCCCTGGTCGGCCGAGTCGGTACGCGCAGCAATGCTGGCGCTCAGCGCCGACTACATGCCGCTCACCGACATGCGCGCCACCGCCAATTATCGCAACGCCACCGCACGCAACCTGCTGTGGCGCTTCTGGCTGGAGACCGCGGCCCCAGCGACAGCACCAACCCGACTCGCTGAGGTCTCAGCATGA
- a CDS encoding ABC transporter permease, translating to MIEHLIPILAGTLGAATPLIYAGLGELVAERSGVINLGVEGMMLIGAVAGFAAAVETGGGAGAGFLAGAAAGTLAALCFAVLTLSLAANQSAAGLALTIFGIGLSAFIGQHYVSHSLPGLKPVALPLLSSIPLLGPVFFTQDMGVYLSFVFFGIVWWVLAKTKLGLMLRAVGESPESAHALGFPVFAIRYGAVLFGGAMAGIAGAYLSTVYTPMWVQNMSAGRGWIAVALVVFATWKPGRLLLGAWLFGGVTILQFHAQALGVRVPSQLLSALPYIATIVVLVLISRDRKLLQLNLPASLGKSFVPGR from the coding sequence ATGATCGAACATCTGATTCCGATTCTCGCCGGCACCTTGGGGGCTGCCACGCCGCTGATCTACGCCGGCCTCGGCGAACTGGTGGCCGAACGCAGCGGCGTCATCAATCTGGGCGTCGAAGGCATGATGCTGATCGGCGCGGTCGCCGGCTTTGCCGCCGCAGTGGAGACCGGTGGCGGTGCGGGCGCCGGCTTCCTTGCAGGCGCTGCCGCCGGCACGCTTGCCGCGCTGTGCTTCGCGGTGCTGACGCTGTCGCTGGCCGCGAACCAGTCCGCGGCGGGGCTGGCGCTGACGATCTTCGGCATCGGCCTTTCCGCCTTCATCGGCCAGCACTACGTCAGCCACAGCCTGCCCGGCCTCAAGCCGGTTGCGCTGCCGCTGTTGTCGTCGATTCCGCTGCTCGGCCCGGTCTTCTTCACGCAGGACATGGGCGTGTACCTGTCCTTCGTGTTCTTCGGCATCGTGTGGTGGGTGCTGGCGAAGACCAAGCTGGGCCTGATGCTGCGCGCGGTCGGCGAATCACCCGAATCGGCGCATGCGCTGGGCTTTCCAGTGTTCGCGATCCGCTATGGCGCCGTGCTGTTCGGCGGTGCGATGGCAGGCATTGCGGGGGCTTACCTCTCGACTGTCTACACGCCGATGTGGGTGCAGAACATGAGCGCCGGGCGCGGCTGGATCGCCGTGGCGCTGGTCGTGTTCGCGACCTGGAAGCCGGGCCGCCTGCTGCTCGGCGCCTGGCTGTTCGGCGGCGTCACGATCCTGCAGTTCCATGCGCAAGCGCTGGGCGTGCGGGTGCCGTCGCAGTTGCTCTCCGCCCTGCCCTACATCGCCACCATCGTGGTGCTGGTGCTGATCTCGCGCGACCGCAAGCTGCTGCAGCTGAACCTGCCGGCCTCGCTCGGCAAGAGCTTCGTGCCAGGGCGCTGA
- the xdhB gene encoding xanthine dehydrogenase molybdopterin binding subunit: MMVPRGVIGASLPHESAKLHVSGRAQYTDDMPLPAGALHAAFGSAPVAHGQITAMDLAAVRAAPGVVKVLTAADIPGENNCGPVLHDDPILADGLVQYWGQPLFLVVATGHDAARRAARLAKFEFEPLPAVLTAEAAMAAESWVLPPVEVRRGDVVTALAAAKYRLQGAVDLGGQEHFYLEGQIAIATLREDDSIHLNVSTQHPTEMQHMVAHALGWRAHQVSVECRRMGGGFGGKESQSSQISCAAALAAWHTKRPVKLRLDRDDDMTITGKRHDFRIEWNVGFDAEGRIEGLALTLASRCGFSADLSGPINDRTIFHADNCYYLDAVAIRSLRCKTNTVSNTAFRGFGGPQGMFAIETIIDDIARHLGCDPLDVRRVNFYGDSRGTQRNVTHYGMKVEDNIAPALVEQLVRDCDYAARRVEIARFNASSPIIKRGLALTPVKFGISFTATMYNQAGAQVAVYSDGTVLLTHGGTEMGQGLYTKIRQIVAHEFGLQVEDVRLSPTDTSRVPNTSATAASSGTDLNGKAAQAAAQAIRARLSAFIAARNAVPPEHVLFTGGRVIAGSEIIPFVDLVGQAYRARIQLWDAGFYATPKIHYDPHTMMGRPFYYFAYGAACAEVALDTLTGESRVLRADILHDVGRSLNPAIDIGQIEGGFIQGMGWLTSEELWWKPDGRLMTHAPSTYKIPAVSDCPPVFNVKLFEGENVEDAIHKSKAVGEPPLMLGLSVFFALRDACAAATGGPVELSAPATPEALLRAIGGLAIPAEAA; this comes from the coding sequence ATGATGGTTCCGCGTGGCGTCATCGGCGCCTCTCTGCCGCACGAAAGCGCGAAGCTCCATGTCAGCGGTCGCGCACAGTACACCGACGATATGCCGCTACCCGCCGGCGCGCTGCACGCCGCGTTCGGCAGCGCCCCGGTCGCGCACGGGCAAATCACTGCGATGGATCTGGCGGCCGTGCGTGCCGCACCCGGCGTGGTCAAGGTGCTCACCGCCGCCGACATTCCCGGCGAGAACAACTGCGGCCCGGTGCTGCACGACGACCCCATCCTCGCCGATGGGCTGGTGCAGTACTGGGGCCAACCGCTGTTCCTTGTCGTCGCCACAGGCCATGACGCCGCACGCCGTGCTGCGCGCCTCGCGAAATTCGAGTTCGAGCCCCTGCCTGCAGTGCTCACCGCTGAAGCGGCGATGGCGGCCGAATCCTGGGTATTGCCGCCGGTGGAAGTACGCCGTGGCGATGTGGTCACCGCACTGGCCGCCGCCAAGTACCGGCTGCAAGGCGCGGTGGATCTGGGCGGACAGGAGCACTTCTACCTCGAAGGCCAGATCGCGATCGCGACGCTGCGCGAAGACGACTCGATACACCTGAACGTTTCGACCCAGCACCCGACCGAGATGCAGCACATGGTGGCCCATGCGCTTGGCTGGCGGGCGCACCAGGTCAGCGTTGAATGCCGGCGCATGGGCGGCGGCTTTGGCGGCAAGGAATCGCAATCGTCGCAGATCAGTTGCGCCGCCGCGCTCGCTGCCTGGCACACCAAGCGCCCGGTGAAGTTGCGGCTGGATCGCGACGACGACATGACGATCACCGGCAAGCGCCACGACTTCCGCATCGAGTGGAACGTGGGATTCGATGCCGAAGGTCGGATCGAAGGCCTGGCGTTGACGCTGGCCTCGCGCTGCGGTTTCTCGGCCGACCTTTCCGGCCCGATCAACGACCGAACGATCTTTCACGCCGACAACTGCTACTACCTCGATGCGGTCGCCATCCGTAGCCTGCGCTGCAAAACCAACACGGTATCGAACACCGCCTTCCGCGGCTTCGGCGGCCCGCAGGGCATGTTCGCAATCGAGACCATCATCGACGATATCGCGCGCCACCTCGGTTGCGATCCGCTCGATGTGCGGCGGGTGAACTTCTACGGCGACAGCCGCGGCACGCAGCGCAACGTCACCCACTACGGCATGAAGGTGGAAGACAACATCGCCCCCGCGCTGGTCGAGCAACTGGTGCGCGACTGCGACTACGCCGCGCGGCGGGTGGAGATTGCCCGCTTCAACGCCAGTAGCCCCATCATCAAGCGCGGGCTGGCGCTCACGCCGGTGAAGTTCGGCATCTCCTTCACGGCGACGATGTATAACCAGGCCGGCGCGCAGGTGGCGGTGTATTCGGATGGCACGGTGCTGCTCACCCACGGCGGCACCGAGATGGGCCAGGGGCTCTACACCAAGATCCGCCAGATCGTCGCCCATGAGTTCGGCCTGCAGGTGGAGGATGTGCGCCTCTCGCCCACCGACACCAGCCGCGTGCCCAACACCTCGGCTACCGCTGCTTCGAGCGGCACCGATCTGAACGGCAAGGCAGCACAGGCCGCTGCACAGGCGATCCGCGCGCGCCTTTCGGCCTTCATCGCGGCGCGCAACGCGGTCCCCCCGGAGCATGTGCTGTTCACGGGCGGTCGCGTCATCGCGGGCAGCGAGATCATCCCCTTCGTCGATCTCGTCGGGCAGGCCTACCGCGCCCGCATCCAGCTATGGGACGCCGGCTTCTACGCCACGCCCAAGATCCACTACGACCCGCACACGATGATGGGCCGGCCGTTCTACTACTTCGCCTACGGCGCAGCCTGTGCCGAAGTGGCGCTGGACACCCTCACCGGCGAGAGCCGCGTGCTGCGCGCAGACATCCTGCACGACGTCGGCCGCAGTCTGAATCCGGCCATCGACATCGGTCAGATCGAAGGCGGATTCATCCAGGGCATGGGCTGGCTCACCAGCGAAGAACTGTGGTGGAAGCCGGATGGCCGGCTGATGACGCACGCGCCATCCACCTACAAGATCCCGGCGGTGTCCGACTGCCCGCCTGTCTTCAACGTGAAGCTGTTCGAAGGCGAGAACGTGGAAGACGCGATCCACAAGTCCAAAGCGGTGGGGGAACCGCCGCTCATGCTGGGCTTGTCCGTGTTCTTCGCGCTGCGCGATGCCTGCGCGGCTGCGACCGGCGGCCCGGTTGAACTCTCTGCCCCTGCCACGCCGGAAGCGCTGCTGCGCGCTATCGGCGGCCTCGCCATACCCGCGGAGGCGGCATGA
- the xdhC gene encoding xanthine dehydrogenase accessory protein XdhC, which translates to MNEWLTQIAPLLGAEGPLVLVTVAQTLGSTPREAGAAMLVGATQTADTIGGGHLEWEATAIARALLRDGTRLRTVRFSLGASLGQCCGGAVWLLFERIDADSALMWRHRAAAVARGEHLARSVASSDAHSVWSLCPAGRTGTDFSRQPDGHWQFEQHIGEPPFPISIFGAGHVGEALVRVLAPLGAQIAWIDTREDVFPAELPANVRAISTDVPEQAVADAPPGTCFLVLTHSHALDFELCMAIYRRKDFAYFGLIGSDTKRARFEHRFIERGIAAERLEELTCPIGIAGIQSKSPQSIAIGVAAQLLQLRETRLLLQHASQHAASALADIHCKSTGSPR; encoded by the coding sequence ATGAACGAGTGGCTCACGCAAATAGCCCCCCTGCTCGGCGCCGAGGGGCCGCTGGTGTTGGTCACCGTGGCGCAGACCCTAGGCTCGACACCCCGCGAGGCGGGCGCGGCAATGCTCGTCGGTGCGACACAAACGGCTGACACGATCGGCGGCGGCCACCTGGAGTGGGAGGCCACCGCAATCGCACGCGCCCTGCTGCGGGACGGCACCCGCTTGCGCACCGTTCGCTTCTCGCTCGGCGCAAGCCTCGGGCAATGCTGCGGCGGTGCAGTGTGGCTGCTGTTCGAACGCATCGACGCAGACAGCGCGCTCATGTGGCGCCACCGCGCCGCCGCCGTGGCGCGCGGCGAACACCTCGCACGCTCGGTCGCGAGCAGCGATGCCCACTCAGTCTGGTCGCTATGCCCCGCGGGGCGAACCGGCACTGACTTCTCACGCCAGCCCGACGGCCACTGGCAGTTCGAACAACACATCGGCGAGCCGCCGTTCCCGATCAGCATCTTCGGTGCCGGCCACGTAGGCGAGGCACTGGTGCGGGTGCTCGCACCGCTCGGCGCCCAGATCGCGTGGATAGACACCCGCGAGGATGTGTTCCCCGCTGAACTGCCCGCCAACGTCCGCGCGATCAGCACCGATGTGCCCGAGCAAGCAGTGGCCGACGCGCCGCCCGGCACCTGCTTTCTCGTACTGACGCACAGCCACGCACTGGACTTCGAGCTGTGCATGGCGATCTACCGCCGCAAGGACTTCGCCTACTTCGGCCTGATCGGCTCCGACACCAAGCGTGCCCGCTTTGAGCATCGCTTCATCGAGCGCGGTATTGCCGCGGAGCGCCTCGAAGAACTCACCTGCCCGATCGGTATCGCCGGCATTCAGAGCAAGTCGCCGCAGTCGATTGCCATCGGCGTTGCCGCGCAACTACTGCAACTGCGCGAAACGCGGCTGCTGTTGCAACACGCTTCGCAACATGCAGCGTCGGCCCTCGCCGACATCCATTGCAAATCCACCGGAAGCCCGCGATGA